In Oikeobacillus pervagus, one DNA window encodes the following:
- a CDS encoding peptidylprolyl isomerase, producing MAYTQLSTELLDQEKVAEMKTNKGTIKIKLFPKQAPKTVENFVTHSKNGYYDGLIFHRVIKDFMIQGGDPQGNGTGGESIFGAPFEDEFSPELFNLRGALSMANAGPNTNGSQFFIVQNQSMDPGFRGQMEKAGYPEEIISAYIENGGTPWLDFRHTVFGQVIEGMDVVDAIANVETAMQDRPKEDVIIETITIVE from the coding sequence ATGGCTTATACACAATTAAGTACAGAATTGTTAGACCAAGAAAAAGTAGCAGAAATGAAAACAAATAAAGGAACGATTAAAATTAAATTGTTTCCTAAACAAGCACCAAAAACAGTGGAAAACTTTGTAACTCATAGTAAAAATGGTTATTATGATGGTCTTATTTTTCACCGTGTCATTAAAGATTTCATGATTCAAGGTGGAGATCCTCAAGGAAATGGAACGGGAGGAGAAAGTATTTTTGGTGCACCTTTCGAAGACGAATTCTCACCTGAACTTTTCAATCTTCGTGGAGCATTATCAATGGCAAACGCTGGCCCTAATACAAATGGAAGCCAATTCTTCATCGTTCAAAATCAATCCATGGACCCAGGGTTTAGAGGTCAAATGGAAAAAGCAGGATACCCAGAAGAAATCATTTCTGCTTATATTGAAAACGGTGGTACACCTTGGTTAGACTTCCGTCATACAGTATTTGGACAAGTGATCGAAGGAATGGACGTTGTCGATGCCATTGCAAATGTCGAAACAGCTATGCAAGATCGTCCAAAAGAAGATGTCATCATTGAGACCATCACTATTGTGGAATAA
- a CDS encoding kinase-associated lipoprotein B encodes MNIGEHVIAFYKTGKYIGEIIDKKSEHYVVQILAVEKHPIQGDLHHPKTVDVPFFHERKALAFRERANIPSKMVKPYDGEIPVYTDSLKKAFHHLKEELQKEQNEYQVKSLQSLQSIQKEYELLYSIEF; translated from the coding sequence ATGAACATCGGTGAACATGTGATTGCTTTTTATAAAACCGGAAAATATATTGGGGAAATTATAGACAAGAAGAGTGAGCATTACGTCGTGCAAATTCTAGCGGTTGAAAAACATCCGATCCAAGGAGATTTACATCATCCCAAAACGGTCGATGTCCCTTTTTTTCATGAACGTAAAGCATTAGCCTTTCGTGAACGTGCGAATATTCCTTCTAAAATGGTTAAACCATATGATGGGGAGATTCCAGTCTATACCGATTCACTTAAAAAGGCCTTTCATCATCTAAAAGAAGAGCTACAAAAAGAGCAGAATGAGTATCAAGTGAAAAGTTTGCAAAGTCTACAATCAATTCAAAAAGAATACGAACTCCTCTATTCCATCGAATTTTAA